tCGATATTTATGATGGAAGAAAGCATGGCATACAATGGTGTTTGTTGCGACAAAATAACAATATCACATTCTCGCAtcacatatcattttttttcatgaataatttttttccatgggTAATACTATATCATGGGTTGGTATGCTAACAGGTTCATTCTTCATTGATAAACACATTTAGGAAGATACATGgtctaattttattttcaatcaaatatttgaatattgacCTTGAGAATAACGAAATCCCCCAATCCTTTGAGCAAAGCGAGAGACTATAAATACTTATTGCTCTTAATCAGGGTATGAATACtatgattaaaataatgatattactaTTGTAGTGTTGGTTACTCGGAAAtgtattggatttttttttcttctttcttttcagaaCGCGAATACTATCATTGCGGTTTCTATGGCACCTTTGCAgtagtttttttcttcaatattttcagATACAACTTGCTAAAAAAATGCACCTACGAttcttaaagaaataaaatagctACATAATTTTATCCTTACCAGAGGTCACAAAATATTTTGGGTTATTTTCCCACCCGGAAGAAAGGAGTTCAATGGATATTATAACAATACCAGTTCAGTCATCATCaactaccaccaccattacTTCCACCAAAATTATTACCCAACATGTTCCTTTTATCGCCAAATTCACCACCATAACACCATGATGAtgaccatcaccattatcatcataacgaccatcatcatcatcagcagatATCACTGTCgtcgccaccaccaccataatcatcaccatcaccaccgcgaccaccactatcatcatgatcatcatgaacatcatcatgatcatggtgatgttgatcatcaccattatcatcatcatcatcatcacgaccACAATCATCAGCAGCAGATATCATCACCGCCGtcgccaccaccatcatcatcatcatcaccgccgcCACCACCATTGCCACTACCACCGTGACCAccattagcatcatcatcatgattatcataatcatggtgatgatgatcatcattatcacaaacCAAACTAGAAACTTAGAAAATAATGTTTGACCTCTGATAGGCGGTTTGATGGGTAGAATAGATAAGTTTCGCAGACTGAACATGATAAGCTAGATATTTTTAACATGGACGTTCGCttatcatgggggggggggtaagactAAAATTCAAAGCGTAATGCGACGTTGCAAGAAAGTCAAGTTGCGATTTAACGCATATCGtacaaatttgcatttaatcCAAGGTTGTGCGCTTGCATTTTTCTACTTCCTACGGCTACGCttgatttgaaattgaagaTTCTTGCAACGCTCCTATGTGATGAAGAAATGTTCAGAGGCCGAATAGTCGAAAATTGTAACATATAGTAGACCATTAGTCTAATGCCTATCAGCACAGCTGGTACTGGATCACCTGATAATTTTGGGGAAACCTTTGTACTAGAGGAAATTGATTACAAACCCGTCTTAAGTAGTACTTGCATGAGTATAGCCGATCTCGGTACATTaagttaatgaaaataaagaggaaGGCATGTATTTGAATATGACGTGCTTATACTATTACCCATTAACATTTTGACATCGTATGAAATGCaatatatgaatgtatatttCGCAATTTCAATGAAgcataagttaaaaaaatacgTTTATATACAGAACGTTCGTAAATCCTCGAAAAAATGCAATACAAACataacattcattcaaaataaaaacatggtaAGTTATAAGTTCTCGATTTTGCACCAAAAATCTCATTAAAAGCAAAAGCGAAACATCATCGAAAGTTTATTTTGTCAAAGATTTTGTAGCATAATATAAAGGGCCAATGTTTCTtactttctctccctttttcgttttatttaatacttggaaaaaaaacaacGTAGGGGTGATCTCCCCTGCCCCTCCGGCAGAGCCCCTGggcaaatatcaaaataataggTGCTCATTGATCAATTCAAGGTCTTTGGATAATATCTAGAGGTCATGCTACTGGAATGTAACTCTAAGGTAATTCGACAAATATACTACACTGGTTTTACAGATTTGCTTAATGCCTGCAAGTCTGGTAATAATAACTTACGGACAAGAACGTATAAATTGCACGCAATTGCCCATCCACACCATTCATTGCGATATTAtgatttcaagaaatatacaaacaagTTAAGAAAAGTTATTTTCTGGGAACATTTCTAAGAATTGACGGCAATTTAGACACATCTTATACTTAAGTCGCTACGAAAAGTACACGCGTTTTATCacattgaatgaatgaataaaatatctttataaattacatatattctttaatttcctGATCGTTGAATGTTATGCTGTCACTGATTGTAAGTCATGAATCAATGAACGCTAACCATAGGTTTCCATATCCCCTTCCCCAAGTGCGATGTATTCTATTGTAAGTTATGAATGAACAGACAGCAATATTTCAAACCGTTTCAAAGTAGTTCATCTCTGAAATTGACTAAAAGAAACCAGCAAATGAAGTTATACTTCAAAGGGTGACGTTACTTTTAGCCAACGTGCGGAATTAAATATATGAACGATGTCATAAAACCAGAGATACCACGCATGGAATAAACAGTTTCTATGGCAACAGAGACGATAAAGAATATAGTGAAAGTATGATTCAAAGGAGAAGAGGCACACACGGGTAAAGAGGAAAgagaacaaaacaaagaaaagtattggtgataataatgatcgcgacaatgatgatgatggagatgacgatgaagatcatgatgatgcttaataagccagttcacggtAAGCTCAggatcaacttttctcaaatgacctttgtgatttttttcattaggatatataagcactatcattttcaaatgtagatgtttCGTAAGCTTTACcggtagagtattcaaattctaagaacaaaaggcattgtatagaccaggtgactagaatagtacatcagggataaagtttggaaatctgttttattgtctgcctttggcacatttgactattgtttaggctactgtcaaataccagtgattatgaaggctcTATTTATTACTTTTCAGCTTGGACgcgataaaatgaatattttgaaaggaatacatgaataatcatcaaatcacaaatgcctatgtcagtgaatttgaaagccaccttcatggtttatctcaaatgaccctTTTCTGCTCGTGCGCAGTCTACAACCGTGAACAGGCTTATTGGCATTGAAGGTGATGAGAATTGTGATTGTGgggataatggtggtgatggtgatgatgatggcggtggtgatgataatggtgaggaGATTGATGGCAACTGCGTGCCCCGTGGATAGGAAAAGAGAAGGTGGGAGGAAAAAGATGAACAATGGAGAAGATTgaagaaaaagatgagaaaGAAGGGAATGAAGAGGGCTGGACGCTGAAGAGGAAGAGAAATGAAACGGGTGGGCATGGGCAGGGAAAAATTCCGGGAAAAAATGACACTAATAAATCCTACCGAACTGATGCATTTATTCTAAATTCACCAATATTGTTATtccataacatttttttatcattcaggCTTGATCGGGGGCTTGATATTACCTCTTAAATGTAATTCTACTTCGATACTGGCATTACCGATCCTCGTTGTCGAAAGGAAGTGGAAACTTAAAAAGTATGTATGAATTGAAGGAAAGGAAGGTCAGGGAGGGAGATTGgatgaaataagaaataccCGTAATAATGCCTTCAACATGATACCTCTCCCAAGCCTCCCTTACACATGTTACATGCTCAAAGTTTCATACACACTATATGTGTTTATTCTTATCGATCGTGCATGATGTCAAACAATATTAACTGAAAAAGAACAAGTATCATTAAATACAAAGCTataaatctattaaaaaaacatgcatttttccCTGGGGACAGTGGATAGTTGATAGAGTTGTGAATATTGACATGCAGTGCGCGTGCACCCCAAATGACCCATGTTACCATTGCCTCGTCCCTCTTCCTGGTATACAGTAGTCCGTATTCTCCCATAGTGATGCCTTTTGTAATGGAGTTATAATAGTCTATTTTTTGCAGAACCATGGACGGCTGTAATGAATATCGTGAGCATATAACATAACCTAAATGTGCACtgattcttttacaattatttttggcaccatttttaaatgttattcaCTGCAATTAAGATATTGCTATTcacatttttcatttgaatgtCTCGCCCACTTCCATAAGTGCCTGCAAGACCATGCACAAATATCGATTGTGCCCGAAGTTAGCataccttttaaaaaaaattacgaaTAGCTCATCaaataacataatacaaaggAACAGTAACCAAAGCCTGGTTTTCATTGGACAATTTACAACTACTTGCGAAAGAAAAACGACTCTGGCGAACGTCATGGGAAGCTTATAAACACATTTAAAGTCAAATTTTGCGCAATTTTGGCGCTTTTTGCCGCATAAACCTTCTCTCAATTGAAGTTTGACctcattactatttttttttacattcgcTTCGATGGCAAACCTTCGCAAAAGGTCTTAAGTCTCGTGAAAACCAGGCTTCAATAAAACTCATCACAACAACataagaaaatcaaagaaaatatattatttgagTTGCAATACTGTAGTTACCCTTAAGTCATTGCATCAAAAAATATCAAGTGTTTATCGCGTCGTCACATTTAAAACTGCATAACAACAGTTGCCAATAGTACAGACGATATTTTGGAGATCCATGACGTCATAATTTTTGCTCATCATCACGAATGCTGGAAGCAGTTTCCACCAAGCCGCTGCTGCTGAGCTTATGTGCTGTATTTGGGAGTTTTTGGCTTCCACAACGCCCGACGccttcaagaacatagaaaatgtattatcAAATGCCATttatgacaatgaacaaccCAAGAAGTCTTTGTGGAAAATCGATGAATCAAAACGGCAGTTTCGTCTTGGACTCttgacaaacgacatatttgcaatgatTCGTCAGCTAAGAAACGTAGGACAAAACTGTTGTTATGgttcacaaattttcgacaaagtctgcccagctgttctttgtcattcgacggacattttcaaaaaattactgtgttcttgaatcTGTCTCCGTTGCAAAAACTCATTACTGCGGAGCGATCAATGCTGCGAATGACACTGGCATTGTACCAATATCTTGAACATCACATCTGCTTTCACCAGCGTCAACAAGGTCGATAAGTATTACAATAAATTCATATTCTCCTCATTCATATCAATATAAACACAATTCAAAGCAGCTTTGGAGTCATCTCTTTCTATGTGTTTATGCCTCTGGCGGTGGTTCAACTCCCGGTGTTCGCCTTAGAAGCAACACGAGGGCCGTTGCTGCTGTACAGAGTACGAACACAACAAGTAACACCCTGTCCAGTACCTGTGCTACCTTTCCCCAGTCtgatttcaattggttttgtCTCTCCCGCTTCTTCTGCAGGTTTTTCATATGTTTAAAGATATCGGTGACGCTTCGTTCTAGTCTTGCAAGGCGCCGGTCCTGCATGGACTCCAGTTCTCCCATCCCGCCACCGACGTCCCTGTCCTCGAGAAGCATATCTGACTCGTTGCCCGGCGTCGTCGCCGTGCCGAAGCGAACATGCATGCTGTTCCGGCTCGGTGTTTGGTTGTAGTGATTTAAAGTGGCATGCCCCGTATCTGTTCGCTGATGGCTGCCATTTTGAAAGTTGTGCGTGGTGTAATGACCACCGTACTGTCTATAGTCGGAACTGTCGCGTCCTGTTCGCCGTGACCCGGAACCACATGCCTGCACGCATAGAACCTTGGCGAAGTAATCGAGAGCGAGGATGCGAAGCCATCGCGGAACATCCTGTCCTTCGATCTTTCCTCGCTCGTTCACGTTCAACACAAATACATTCATGGCGGTAGACAGAGATATGAGGAACATGGTCGCTGCGTAATATTgtcctgtggaaaaaaaataagaacgaGTGAGAATGAAACCATGAAGAAAAACGAATATCCTTTCcgattttttaataataataataataataatccgcttttatatagcgcttaatccatcggaacgacgtttctaagcgctttacagattatattattaccccggtcatcggattcaatcagtcattcccgcacacaatgtgtgcacatcctccactccctggggagtattccagtcagtcgcctgtgaggcgcacacaatactggacaagctacaatgactttcacatcccatttagcacctgggtcgagagtggcaaagtgtggattaacgccttgccaaaggacgccagaccgcggtgggattcgaacacacgaccctctgtttacaaggcgagagtcagaaccacttcaccacggctcctccacccCTGACAATATTCTATCAGGATGTCGAGTAATCTTTCAATCTATGTACAGGTTCATAAACAGTTATTACAATTATGGTTTAGTTTATCATTTTGTCAGCAACCATGATAACACGATTAACCAGCttatcacaatcaaggttttcATAGTGGTTACCATAATGACCACCATATAGTCTTAAGTCTTCGAGAAACGCACCAAAGAACGATTGAAGGAATCGTCGCGGCATTCGTTCTGATTAAACAACGTCCTTTTGTGATTCAACTGCAAATCGTACGAGAGAtatctttgtgatatatttGACCGCCATAACAGATACTGTTACCTCCTTGCACAGATGTTTTGGCGCAGACAAGTCttgatttcttaaaaaaataatgaaacgttGCAACCTTTGATAATGGTTCTATAATAGTcgtatgattatttttgataCTATTCAGAATGTTCACGAACAGTAAAGTAAATCCAACTTTGTAAATTATAAGTTGCGTACGATATATCACACGCCATCACATTTGCGTCGATATTTCACACTGAGAAGGATAATTCCATTGAAAGACATTTAATGGTAAGTGATAAAGACCGTGATTTCATAGCAGTTGTCATTGCCGTTAAGGGCGAGTTTAAGTGATAACTTaaatcttcatgaaacacaGCATGTAATTCATGATTGTTGACGATCCCTTCTTATCTATACTCGGTAAACTCGAGTGAAATGAATAAGCTAGTATTGAATTTTATTACCACTGGCAACGCCCTGACAAGGGGTAGGACTCACCGGCCAATACTCAATACCTGGGGATATTTCGCAAACATTGAAGCATGACAGCCCCATCGATGAGATTTCTCAAGGAGGATGTTGCGAGAACATACTTGCaatcaataaatttcaaattcttgTTGCAATTAACATTAGCTTTAGCAAATGTGCTTACACTCCTCAAAGCTATGAAGCAATCAAGGAATCCAAAAAAGATTTGTAAGTGATGACATGTTTGTCACAATAACCCACTACATCAATCTTTGCGAAACATCGCCCGTATGGCTACTTCTTACCAATTAAAGGAACTTCATCTGATGTTCTTGGCATCATCTCGGCAACCAGTAGCAAGAAGACAGTCAAGGATAAGATGAGTGTTACGCTAAGGGACACCTTGACCACACCCACGTCATAAGGCATAAAGAAACCCAACATCGACAGCGACGACAACAGAATACAAGGCATGATTAGGTTGTAGATGTAGTACAGTGGTTTTCGCCTCATCCCGATGTAAAAGGTGACGTCGTGATAACGTTCAGGACAGCATTCGTATTTCACGTTGTGGCGCCGCGAGACGGCGAATTTGAGGTCCCATTGCTCGTTGTTGACGAAAGTTGAAAGGTCGGGTTCGGGCGTGTGCTTGTCAAGACTCATCTGGAAGCTGTTGTAGGTCCAAGAACCGAACTTCATGCTGCACATCTGCTCGTCAAATGGGAAAAACTTGACGCCGATCTTGCAGGTGCTTTTGACCAAGGCCGGTTTGGACCAAAGATCCACCGTGCCACCACTGTTGACAAGAGCATTGGACTGCCGACTGTGGGCCACGTAGTCGTTCGAATCAGCGCTATAtcagaaaagataaaatatgcGGTTATGATTGGGTGATCAATTGGCATGGTTGATAGAAGAAAGAGGGGCTTGGAATCCATTTATTTATAATAGCCCAGAGATAAGCGTTTCATTAACAATAAGTAAGTTGTCAAGtctgatattttttcttgttttgattgGCCGAGAAACACAATCTGGCCGTTAATATTGTTCCTGTCGGATAATAAAAATGTGTTAACCAGTGCTGACCACTTTCACAAAAAAGTTCCTAGAAGAAAGAGTACATACTACTTCGACATTGCTTAACAGCGTCAACATGATCAGCGGCAATGAGTGGATGTTCTTGCCTCTATGACATAATCGGGACCTTTTGTAGGATGTTTAATGTCGATTACTAATGGCTTGGGGTTGCGGTCTGGCTTGCCATACCACCGTGACACCGCCAGGCGTTTTATTTTGCCACACTCTTTCTTGATCCTAAACAAACGCGCTAttctattcattatcattattcggAGTTTAGGGGAGTAGATTTTGCGTCATTGGCCCATATTGTGACGTGGGGTTTGATTTAGACCGTGGTCCAACTCTGTGCTAATACTGATCATGAGAAgccgaaatatcaaaattttgcttacAATGTATGTACCTATAATGTACTGTGCTCTCCTTGAGTGGTGAAGACAACTATCTTATTTACCTTCCAAGTCAGTCAAGAATgattttagagaaaaatgagCCTCTACATTGAAACTACAACTTAATATAGAccagagattttttttgtaaacccggggagcgtttcatgaatgGACTTCAGAATAGTGTAGGTTAATTGTGAAACCCCAAATTCATACTTATAGGGACAATGTGATGCGGTCCGCGCTAAAGTTGGATGAACATGCAAGACTCGATTGTTCCTCATGCACATTGCACACATGCAAATCTCTATGGCAATTAAAAGTTATAACTTACTCGCCATAGATCTCCTTGGCAAAG
This window of the Lytechinus variegatus isolate NC3 chromosome 14, Lvar_3.0, whole genome shotgun sequence genome carries:
- the LOC121427616 gene encoding neuronal acetylcholine receptor subunit alpha-7-like isoform X2, with translation MCAMCMRNNRVLHVHPTLARTASHCPYNADSNDYVAHSRQSNALVNSGGTVDLWSKPALVKSTCKIGVKFFPFDEQMCSMKFGSWTYNSFQMSLDKHTPEPDLSTFVNNEQWDLKFAVSRRHNVKYECCPERYHDVTFYIGMRRKPLYYIYNLIMPCILLSSLSMLGFFMPYDVGVVKVSLSVTLILSLTVFLLLVAEMMPRTSDEVPLIGQYYAATMFLISLSTAMNVFVLNVNERGKIEGQDVPRWLRILALDYFAKVLCVQACGSGSRRTGRDSSDYRQYGGHYTTHNFQNGSHQRTDTGHATLNHYNQTPSRNSMHVRFGTATTPGNESDMLLEDRDVGGGMGELESMQDRRLARLERSVTDIFKHMKNLQKKRERQNQLKSDWGKVAQVLDRVLLVVFVLCTAATALVLLLRRTPGVEPPPEA
- the LOC121427616 gene encoding neuronal acetylcholine receptor subunit alpha-10-like isoform X1; the protein is MYGGNEQKLFEDLFKNYNKLVRPVWNSSHAINVTLTLSINQINNMDERNQVLTLNVWIEQHWDDQKLVWDPEAYEGIKILRIPATEIWIPDVTLYDNADSNDYVAHSRQSNALVNSGGTVDLWSKPALVKSTCKIGVKFFPFDEQMCSMKFGSWTYNSFQMSLDKHTPEPDLSTFVNNEQWDLKFAVSRRHNVKYECCPERYHDVTFYIGMRRKPLYYIYNLIMPCILLSSLSMLGFFMPYDVGVVKVSLSVTLILSLTVFLLLVAEMMPRTSDEVPLIGQYYAATMFLISLSTAMNVFVLNVNERGKIEGQDVPRWLRILALDYFAKVLCVQACGSGSRRTGRDSSDYRQYGGHYTTHNFQNGSHQRTDTGHATLNHYNQTPSRNSMHVRFGTATTPGNESDMLLEDRDVGGGMGELESMQDRRLARLERSVTDIFKHMKNLQKKRERQNQLKSDWGKVAQVLDRVLLVVFVLCTAATALVLLLRRTPGVEPPPEA